A single genomic interval of Penaeus vannamei isolate JL-2024 chromosome 21, ASM4276789v1, whole genome shotgun sequence harbors:
- the stnA gene encoding protein stoned-A, whose translation MHKIKKGIKKKIKGKKDKDDELFTPEELEKYKKEKEEEARRLAEQQQQQQQQQQQQEEEVQQEQAPQEEPGAENGGTASNSEEKAAPSGDKQDWRNFFAATDTVLKKTSDNLQHIKEASYFQKKEEKPAEPSAAAVPSAAAATAAPAGPPSATGKRWVDLESGGIDDETEVEGEEEAPKEEEPQDKKEPEAEPAPLQFIEDLPDVDVDDFAEVFDTTYVDNVESGEVKLHYIPDSPTTDYANEPDPFDTSVVDKVLHAEEPEPKKPQQTQKEPEKKKKKLVSLGCAVDVLTGKLQTPEKTPVNTTVDSKKRRVIPQEINLLADFTENGDAVAEESETAEKEESEQKPEEKNLLDEILCVGDGEGQLPELGAVLGTTPRAVSPALPTEGEEGESDVKVNEGIEGENKEVDLSEFLESSGDDQDSKETKQENGKDLDLKDLVAEFDIIDKSEVTNETLIPTEPDPIEDEFDAEFAFLAAESVAKSKEKEFEELEDDPFDTSVAAQVLGPEGNADEKDPFDVSFVDGVVIEDTTQKVRPAKPPPPRPTLPKVQKEEPEEEVDPFDTSIAEKHLPVDHLASPDADASLPEALQPQAESDITKSASFDPFDTSIAESFGKTELKVLESELLSAGQPGTLSKSDSDFDFNPREEEEPKAAPCLLTSSEIEDTSAPVLAPSQDALADDFDPFDTSIAAKVEIQTLEAEFLTQPANSQEKSEEASATPKKKQPPPRPAPAPGHLLATTPTDNNPTLLPSSANEKSSADDNFDPFDTSIAESFGKTELKALENELLSSQNTAQEVKQVPGEKKPEDRALDLPIKPLRPPSPRCLLAATPLDENPTLQPVLQPSADAPPSVADDFDPFDTSIADQFGKTELKVLESELLVSGSSEKVAEDNSFDPRAVEAPAKPSRPSRPPSPARPQCLLTASPSPTGAPPSLELLAPTETKPNAPEADFDPFDTSIADKFGKTELKYFESELLDTAPASGPDPFDEFDPRAEETKSKVPQRPPKPTRPPVPPAPCLLATTPTDISAPLQPCIEPSQEPKEAATAEEEFDPFDTSIADKLGRTEIKFLEESLLSKEESQVEAKPQAFVPRVENTTTAALPEASEAPSVTADHFLSSSPTEDLRPTLQPTSSVTEESAKEFDPFDTSIADQFGKAELKTLESELLTDSGVKRNLSDDEFDPRQEEAKAPKRPPLPPQKPATPVNLLDSTDDHNLPDQPIQVLQAQSAKSPEIGDDFDPFDTSIAADIGPSKAELKYLETELLSATKDPFDTSEA comes from the coding sequence ATgcacaaaataaaaaagggaatcaaAAAGAAGatcaaaggaaagaaggataaagatgatgagttGTTCACCCCGGAAGAattagagaaatataaaaaagaaaaagaagaggaagcgcGTCGACTTgctgagcagcagcagcagcagcagcagcagcagcaacaacaggagGAGGAAGTCCAGCAGGAGCAGGCGCCGCAGGAGGAACCAGGAGCAGAAAACGGAGGAACTGCCAGCAATTCCGAGGAGAAAGCCGCACCTTCAGGAGACAAGCAGGACTGGAGAAACTTCTTCGCTGCCACTGACACCGTCCTCAAGAAGACCTCTGACAACCTCCAGCACATCAAGGAAGCAAGTTACTttcaaaagaaagaggagaagcctGCCGAACCCAGTGCAGCCGCTGTTCCCTCTGCTGCAGCTGCAACAGCAGCCCCAGCTGGACCGCCAAGTGCCACCGGTAAGAGGTGGGTCGACCTTGAGAGTGGAGGCATCGACGATGAGactgaggtagagggagaagaagaagcccCGAAGGAGGAGGAACCTCAGGACAAGAAGGAACCCGAGGCCGAACCTGCACCGCTACAGTTCATCGAGGATCTTCCTGATGTAGATGTCGACGACTTTGCAGAAGTCTTTGACACCACTTACGTCGACAACGTAGAGAGCGGCGAGGTCAAACTCCACTACATTCCTGACAGTCCAACCACCGACTACGCCAACGAACCCGACCCCTTCGATACCTCCGTGGTCGACAAAGTCCTTCACGCCGAGGAACCAGAACCCAAGAAGCCCCAGCAGACCCAGAAGGAacccgagaagaagaaaaagaagctcgTAAGCCTCGGATGTGCTGTTGACGTCCTCACAGGGAAGCTCCAAACCCCGGAGAAGACTCCTGTGAACACTACAGTCGACTCCAAAAAACGGAGGGTTATCCCCCAGGAAATCAATTTACTTGCTGACTTCACTGAAAATGGAGATGCTGTAGCCGAAGAGAGTGAaacagcagagaaagaggagagtgaacaGAAACCAGAGGAGAAGAACCTCTTGGATGAAATACTCTGTGTAGGTGACGGAGAAGGGCAACTACCTGAACTTGGTGCTGTTCTAGGCACAACCCCACGCGCTGTCTCCCCTGCACTTCCTACCGAAGGTGAAGAGGGTGAAAGTGACGTAAAGGTAAATGAAGGAATTGAAGGTGAGAACAAAGAAGTTGACCTCAGCGAATTCCTAGAGTCCTCAGGAGACGACCAAGACTCGAAAGAAACCAAACAGGAGAACGGAAAGGACTTAGACCTTAAGGATCTTGTTGCTGAGTTTGATATTATCGACAAATCTGAGGTAACCAACGAAACTCTTATTCCCACTGAACCTGATCCCATTGAAGACGAATTTGACGCTGAGTTCGCATTCTTAGCTGCCGAGTCCGTTGCTAaatcaaaggaaaaggaattcgaGGAGCTTGAAGACGATCCCTTTGACACTTCAGTTGCTGCTCAAGTTCTTGGACCGGAAGGAAACGCTGATGAGAAAGATCCATTTGATGTGAGTTTCGTTGATGGTGTGGTAATCGAAGACACCACTCAGAAAGTAAGACCTGCTAAACCACCTCCACCTCGGCCTACACTTCCCAAGGTCCAGAAAGAAGAACCTGAAGAGGAAGTTGACCCCTTCGACACATCCATAGCAGAGAAGCACCTGCCTGTAGATCATCTCGCCTCCCCTGACGCAGACGCAAGTCTTCCAGAAGCACTACAGCCACAGGCAGAGAGTGACATTACTAAATCGGCCAGTTTTGATCCATTTGACACCTCTATTGCAGAGAGTTTTGGAAAAACTGAACTTAAAGTTCTTGAAAGCGAATTACTCAGTGCAGGTCAACCAGGTACCCTCAGTAAGAGTGACTCTGACTTTGACTTTAAtccacgagaggaggaggaacctaAAGCTGCACCCTGCTTGTTAACCAGTTCAGAGATCGAGGACACTAGTGCACCAGTCCTCGCACCCTCTCAGGACGCACTTGCAGACGACTTTGATCCTTTTGATACTTCTATTGCAGCAAAGGTTGAGATACAGACTCTTGAAGCAGAGTTCCTGACGCAGCCAGCAAATAGTCAAGAGAAATCTGAGGAAGCTTCTGCTACACCCAAGAAGAAGCAGCCACCACCAcgccctgctcctgctcctggaCACCTGCTAGCAACTACACCTACAGATAATAATCCGACACTTTTACCATCAAGTGCCAACGAAAAGTCTTCGGCTGACGACAACTTTGATCCATTTGACACATCTATTGCTGAAAGTTTTGGAAAGACTGAACTCAAGGCTCTTGAAAATGAACTTTTGTCTTCCCAAAACACAGCTCAAGAAGTAAAGCAAGTTCCTGGAGAAAAGAAACCCGAGGACAGAGCCCTTGATCTTCCAATCAAACCTCTTCGTCCACCATCCCCTCGTTGCCTCTTAGCTGCTACACCCCTTGACGAAAACCCAACACTCCAGCCTGTATTGCAACCGTCAGCAGATGCCCCACCTTCAGTAGCAGACGACTTTGATCCCTTTGATACGTCTATTGCTGACCAGTTTGGTAAGACTGAATTGAAGGTACTTGAAAGTGAACTTCTTGTGAGTGGCTCATCCGAAAAAGTTGCAGAGGACAATAGCTTTGACCCTCGAGCAGTAGAAGCACCGGCAAAGCCATCGAGACCTTCAAGACCGCCGTCCCCAGCTCGTCCTCAGTGTCTCCTGACTGCTTCTCCCTCACCAACAGGTGCTCCCCCTAGTTTGGAGCTTTTAGCACCAACAGAAACAAAACCCAACGCTCCAGAGGCCGACTTTGACCCATTTGATACCTCAATTGCCGACAAATTTGGTAAGACTGAACTCAAGTATTTCGAAAGCGAGTTGCTTGACACGGCACCGGCTTCAGGTCCTGATCCGTTTGACGAGTTTGACCCCAGAGCCGAAGAAACTAAATCAAAGGTACCCCAGAGACCTCCTAAGCCAACCAGGCCTCCAGTGCCCCCAGCCCCCTGTCTTCTTGCAACCACTCCAACAGACATCAGTGCTCCCTTGCAGCCCTGCATAGAACCAAGTCAGGAGCCCAAGGAGGCAGCAACTGCAGAAGAGGAGTTTGATCCTTTCGATACCTCCATTGCAGACAAGCTTGGCAGAACTGAAATAAAGTTCCTAGAAGAAAGTCTTCTTTCCAAGGAAGAAAGTCAGGTTGAAGCTAAGCCGCAGGCATTCGTTCCTCGTGTAGAGAATACCACTACTGCTGCTCTGCCTGAAGCAAGTGAAGCTCCCTCTGTAACAGCTGatcatttcctttcatcttctcctaCTGAGGACCTCAGACCTACTCTTCAGCCAACATCAAGTGTGACAGAAGAGTCTGCGAAAGAGTTTGATCCATTTGACACTTCCATTGCAGACCAGTTTGGTAAGGCTGAACTAAAGACACTTGAGAGTGAACTTCTTACAGATTCGGGTGTTAAAAGGAATTTAAGTGACGACGAATTTGACCCACGTCAAGAGGAAGCAAAGGCTCCAAAGcgacctccacttccccctcagaAACCCGCAACACCCGTCAACTTGTTAGATTCCACTGACGACCATAACTTACCTGATCAACCAATCCAGGTTCTCCAGGCACAGTCAGCAAAAAGCCCTGAAATTGGGGACGATTTCGACCCATTCGATACCTCAATAGCTGCTGATATTGGACCAAGCAAAGCTGAACTGAAATATCTTGAGACAGAGCTTTTAAGTGCAACTAAAGATCCATTTGATACTTCAGAGGCATAG